From the genome of Candidatus Obscuribacterales bacterium:
TGTCATCAAGGCGTATCACTTGCACTACAACCAAGAAGATTTGTGGTTCGTGTTACCGACAGACCGCATCCTCGTTGGTCTATTCGATGCACGTAAGGGCTCACCCACCTACCAAAAGACAATGCGCTTCGTATTAGGCGCCGGTCGCGCACAAGCGTTGTACATTCCACGCGGAGTAGCACATGGTATGGCGAATCTCTGGCAGAAGCCGTCCAACTTGATCTACTTCGTAAACCAAGCCTTCGACCCCGAAAACCCAGACGAGCACCGCCTCCCCTGGGACATCATCGGCGCCGACTTCTGGGAAATTAAGAAGGGTTAGGACAAGTTACTAACTAGTGTTCTTCGTTCCATGCACGCTCAACGGCATTGGCTACTTCTTGGTGGACGGTGCGGTCGAGGATACTCGGCACGATGTCTTTCGCGCGGGTTTGGTCGGCGATGGCGTGGGCGGCGGCTGTCTTCATTTTGTGGGTGAAGTGTTTGGCGCCGGCGGTTAGTGCGCCGCGGAAGAGGCCGGGGAAGGCGAGGGCATTATTTATAGTCCGGCCGTCGGCGGCGAAACTCGCGCCGTTTTCGAGCGCGACTTCGGGGATGATTTCGGGGTCGGGGTTGGATAACGCCAAAATTACTTGGCCTTTACGGACCATTTGTGGAGTGATAAGACCGGGGCAGCCGGTGGTGGCGATTACTATGTCGGCTTTGGACATCAGGTCGGGGATTGTTGTCGGGGTGCCACCGTCGGCTTTTAGTCTATCTAGTGCGTCTTGTCGGAGATCGGCGCCGAGTATTTCTTTGACGCCGAAAGGCATGAGCAATCTGGCAATGCCTGTGCCTGCTGCTCCGAGTCCGATTAGTCCGATACGAGAAGTGTTGAGATTGAGATCTACTCGACGAGCAATTGTGATTAGTGCCGCTAAAACAGCTATAGCTGTACCGTGTTGGTCGTCATGCAAAACAGGGATGTCCAGCGCTTTTTGCAACTTATCTTCAATGTCAAAACATTCCGGCGCAGCAATATCTTCCAGTTGAATCGCTCCGAAAGTGGTGGCAATTGATTTTATGGTGTCAATTACTTCGTTGGTTTTGGTGCTGTCGATTAAGATGGGAACGCCACTTATGCCTACAAGTTGTTCAAATAAAACAGACTTGCCTTCCATAACAGGCATGCCGGCGACAGGTCCGATTTGACCGAGTCCTAAAATTGCTGTTCCGTTGGTAATGATTCCAACTGTGTTGGAAATGCCTGTAAATCGTTTGCTTAATTCGGGTTCTTTCTGTATCAGTTTGCAGATTTGCGCAACTCCCGGTGTGTATATCTTACGCATTTCGTTGATGTTGTTGAGCGGGACGCGGCTTTTCATGCCTATTTTGCCGCCTTCGTGCAATAGCTCAACTGGATCAATTACGTCATCAATAGTGACACCATCGAGTTTTTCGATACTGCAGACGATCTTCTTTAAGTGGTCTTCGTCTTTTAGTTGCAGACTAATTTCACGGACGATGTAGTCCGGTCCTTGCGAGAAGATTGATATTTCGCCGATGTTTGCATCGAGTTCGCCAAGAATGGTGGCAATCTTTGCCAGGTATCCTGGCTTGTCGGTAACTTGTAGGCGCAAAATGCGCAGAATTTTTTGTTCGTTGCTGACAGGCATGTCTGTGTTGTTTCCGCTGTTTTTTTGATTCCGAATCAACAGTGTAACCGACGCAGTATTAACTGCAATAAAGCTAAAAACGGCTTAACAAGCCCGTTTCAGTGTTATTTCTAGATCTAGCAGGGGCACATATCAATTGGATTAGTGGAGCCCATGCACATGTTTACTTTCATCAGACTGGCCGCCATACAGGCCTTGGGTGGCACCCCACGCCACATTCAGAACGAAGAACCGGAGGAAGTGCTAGAAGAACTAGAAGAGAGCGAATTGCACCCGTGGCAACGAGAACTTGATCGACTTGCACATGACGGTCAAGGATCGACCCCTACGAGACGAAGACCGACTGGTTCTTATCTACCAAAGCCCGGACCTCAACGTAAAGCTCTGCCAAAAGCGGGCACGATTGCAGATCTGAAAGTATGGTGGGGAAAAGCGACAACGACATACAGACCGCCGTCAGTCGACGTGAAGCATTTCACGCCGCAGGTGGAAAGAAAGCGGAATCGCTGGTATCCATAATCAAAGTTTTGCCTCGAACCCTCCCATGCCAGAAGCACAAGGGCCTCCATAAAAAGAGGCTCTTGCGTTCATTAAACGGAGTAAATGCTACAATGCGGGATGAGGAGGATTTAAGGTCCCTTGAGAACAAAAAGTAATATTGCTCTTCTAGTTCTGATTCTGTTGGCGACGGCGATTAGTCTAGACCTTCAATTTTCCGGCGAGGCGCTTGCGAAGCCTCGGACTGTGAAGAAGCGTTCGCGTAATTATTTAGTGCCACCACCGCCACCGGTTGTTCTGCCTGCGGCGTATTCGATGGGGCATGGAATTTATCAGGCACCGGTGAAGAAGAATCCGTATAAGAAGTACGTGTATTGTCGGGAGGGCTACGAAGACCCGACGCCGACGAAGGTCAATAAGCACGTTACTTATTGGAATTAGATTTTTTCCAGCACCATAGCGATGCCCATGCCGGAGCCGACGCACAAGCTGACGAGACCGTAGCGCAAGTTGCGGGCTTGGAGTTCCTTACCGAGTGTAAGTATCAAGCGTGTGCCGGACGCGCCGAATGGATGGCCGACGGCAATCGCGCCACCATTTACGTTTACCTTGTTGCGGTCGAGACCTAGCTCTTTCTCACAGGCGAGGTATTGGACGGCGAAGGCTTCGTTTATCTCGATCAAGTCGATATCGTCGAGAGTTAGCTTGGCGCGACGGAGTGCGAGTGGTATCGCGTACACAGGTCCGATACCCATAATTTCTGGTGGCACACCAGTAACTGCCCACGATACGACGCGGCACATCGGCTTCAAGTTCAACTTCTCGGCGTAGTCCATCGATGTGACCATAACAGCGGCAGCACCATCGACGATACCGCAGGCATTGCCGGCTGTTACTGAGCCGTCTTTCTTGAAGACGGGGCGCAACTTGCCGAGCGCTTCCATATTTGTTTCGCGTGCATGTTCGTCTTTGTCGATGATTGTCGTTTTGCCTTTTTTGTCGGTCAAAGTAATCGGCACAATTTCCTGCGCCCAACGACCAGCATCAACTGCTTTTTTAAATCGTGATTGACTCAAACAAGCAAATTCATCTTGCGCTTCTCTGCTGATGTTGAATTTGGTTTGCAAATTCTCAGCTGTTTCGCCCATTGATGCATTCGGCAACGTGTCGCGAATATCCAAGCCGTCGAACAACTCCGCATGACCCATGCGCTGTCCCCAACGCGTGCTCCAGCTCAAGTAGGGCGTCATCGACAAAGCGTCCGTGCCGACGGCGACCGACATCGTTGCCTGGTCCGAGTTGATTAACATGCCCGACTGCGCGACGGCATAAACTCCTGATCCACATAGCAAGTTGAGCGACAAACCTGGTGTTTCCATCTCTAAGCCCGAGCGCAATGCCACGTGGCGTCCAATGTAAATCGTGTCTTTCCCGCTGTGAATGACGTTGCCGACCACTACCTGGTCGACCAGCTGCGGGTCGACGCCCGAGCGCTCAATGGCGCCGCGTGTGGCGTAGACAGCAAGGTCCGTTGCGCTCTGGTTGGCGAGACTGCCGCC
Proteins encoded in this window:
- a CDS encoding dTDP-4-dehydrorhamnose 3,5-epimerase family protein, which translates into the protein MSSVMIKRLSQEEIGSEYSKELSIQDYSKKTTIEGVQLINLNMFYDDGGMLAEIARFNDNGFCKVLPEFQIKQATFSQIMPGVIKAYHLHYNQEDLWFVLPTDRILVGLFDARKGSPTYQKTMRFVLGAGRAQALYIPRGVAHGMANLWQKPSNLIYFVNQAFDPENPDEHRLPWDIIGADFWEIKKG
- a CDS encoding ACT domain-containing protein; protein product: MIRNQKNSGNNTDMPVSNEQKILRILRLQVTDKPGYLAKIATILGELDANIGEISIFSQGPDYIVREISLQLKDEDHLKKIVCSIEKLDGVTIDDVIDPVELLHEGGKIGMKSRVPLNNINEMRKIYTPGVAQICKLIQKEPELSKRFTGISNTVGIITNGTAILGLGQIGPVAGMPVMEGKSVLFEQLVGISGVPILIDSTKTNEVIDTIKSIATTFGAIQLEDIAAPECFDIEDKLQKALDIPVLHDDQHGTAIAVLAALITIARRVDLNLNTSRIGLIGLGAAGTGIARLLMPFGVKEILGADLRQDALDRLKADGGTPTTIPDLMSKADIVIATTGCPGLITPQMVRKGQVILALSNPDPEIIPEVALENGASFAADGRTINNALAFPGLFRGALTAGAKHFTHKMKTAAAHAIADQTRAKDIVPSILDRTVHQEVANAVERAWNEEH
- a CDS encoding acetyl-CoA C-acetyltransferase — protein: MNQKEIVIIDGARTAFGAFGGSLANQSATDLAVYATRGAIERSGVDPQLVDQVVVGNVIHSGKDTIYIGRHVALRSGLEMETPGLSLNLLCGSGVYAVAQSGMLINSDQATMSVAVGTDALSMTPYLSWSTRWGQRMGHAELFDGLDIRDTLPNASMGETAENLQTKFNISREAQDEFACLSQSRFKKAVDAGRWAQEIVPITLTDKKGKTTIIDKDEHARETNMEALGKLRPVFKKDGSVTAGNACGIVDGAAAVMVTSMDYAEKLNLKPMCRVVSWAVTGVPPEIMGIGPVYAIPLALRRAKLTLDDIDLIEINEAFAVQYLACEKELGLDRNKVNVNGGAIAVGHPFGASGTRLILTLGKELQARNLRYGLVSLCVGSGMGIAMVLEKI